From Caldicellulosiruptor hydrothermalis 108, a single genomic window includes:
- a CDS encoding thioredoxin family protein has product MVIKVLGGGCANCKKLMENAKRAAEELGIDAQFEEVKDIEKIMSYGVMRTPALVVDEKLIFSGRVAGVEEIKEVLKKEAGN; this is encoded by the coding sequence ATGGTTATTAAAGTTCTTGGCGGCGGATGTGCAAACTGTAAAAAGCTAATGGAAAATGCTAAAAGGGCAGCTGAGGAGCTTGGAATTGATGCTCAATTTGAAGAGGTAAAGGACATCGAAAAGATAATGTCTTACGGTGTTATGAGAACACCTGCACTTGTTGTAGATGAAAAGCTTATATTCTCTGGCAGGGTTGCAGGTGTTGAAGAGATAAAAGAGGTTTTGAAAAAAGAGGCAGGAAATTAA
- a CDS encoding AraC family transcriptional regulator codes for MPEKEPLYIEEIFDYVSQRPQKFALNFWEDPRYFKLHRHNFVEFMYVVKGEGTEHINSISYSLKPGTFSIVMPYQIHRIDYSEQNPLSIYVVAISFEELLAPSSIFYRIGELLLSYDENILPYYYFEGKEKEVMDRLFKEAWIYYNQQDVWAEIILKAKILEIVAYFDRCRNFACAKNSQRPASDFVQNRAQKESVPVPTDYWQLVYYVHKNYNQNIDLKTLSKEFHLSPSYISQLFKKLVGSNFHNFLNEVRLQHACSLLVSTDKPVTDIALEVGFDSYSTFARVFHKCKGMSALEFRKRGGT; via the coding sequence ATGCCTGAAAAAGAGCCTCTTTACATAGAAGAGATTTTTGATTATGTTAGCCAGCGTCCACAGAAGTTTGCCTTGAATTTCTGGGAAGACCCAAGATATTTTAAGCTTCACAGGCACAACTTTGTTGAGTTTATGTATGTTGTAAAAGGCGAGGGGACAGAACACATAAATTCAATCAGCTACAGCTTAAAACCCGGCACATTTTCAATTGTCATGCCTTACCAGATTCACAGAATAGATTATTCAGAGCAAAACCCTCTTTCAATCTATGTTGTTGCCATTTCGTTTGAAGAGCTTTTAGCACCATCGAGCATTTTTTACAGAATAGGTGAGCTTCTTTTGAGCTATGACGAAAATATCCTTCCCTATTACTACTTTGAAGGCAAGGAAAAAGAAGTTATGGACAGGCTTTTTAAAGAAGCATGGATATATTATAACCAGCAGGATGTGTGGGCAGAGATAATACTCAAAGCCAAGATTTTGGAGATAGTTGCGTATTTTGATAGGTGCAGAAATTTTGCATGTGCTAAAAACTCTCAAAGACCTGCCTCTGACTTTGTCCAAAACAGGGCTCAAAAAGAGAGCGTTCCTGTTCCGACCGACTACTGGCAGCTTGTGTACTATGTGCATAAGAATTATAACCAGAACATAGACCTAAAAACCTTGTCGAAAGAGTTTCACTTGAGCCCATCTTACATAAGCCAGCTTTTCAAAAAGCTTGTTGGGAGCAACTTTCACAACTTTTTGAATGAAGTGAGGCTTCAGCATGCATGCAGTCTTCTTGTCTCAACAGACAAACCTGTGACAGATATTGCTCTTGAGGTTGGATTTGATTCATATTCAACATTTGCAAGAGTTTTTCACAAATGCAAAGGTATGAGTGCCCTGGAGTTCAGGAAAAGAGGGGGAACTTAA
- the queF gene encoding preQ(1) synthase produces MADKYQQRRFDIYGYEKIDTEVLEAIPYEYPEKSTVVEYVTEEFSSVCPWTGLPDTAKLTIRYIPHQKLVELKSLKYYLTSYRNVGILQEHAVNRILDDLVKLLEPKFMEVIGEFHERGGISTKVVARYEK; encoded by the coding sequence ATGGCTGACAAGTACCAGCAAAGAAGATTTGACATCTATGGGTATGAAAAGATTGACACAGAGGTTTTAGAAGCAATCCCATACGAATACCCTGAAAAAAGCACTGTTGTTGAATATGTAACAGAAGAGTTTTCATCAGTCTGTCCATGGACAGGTCTTCCTGATACAGCAAAGCTCACAATTCGATATATCCCTCACCAAAAACTTGTTGAGCTAAAATCTCTCAAGTATTATCTTACCTCATACAGAAACGTTGGGATACTGCAGGAGCATGCAGTAAATAGAATCCTTGATGACCTTGTAAAACTGCTTGAGCCAAAGTTTATGGAAGTGATTGGAGAGTTCCATGAGCGTGGGGGAATATCAACAAAAGTAGTGGCAAGGTATGAAAAATAA
- a CDS encoding Uma2 family endonuclease, translated as MEDYILEEFNYDKYKNIEDDNRYEIIEGRLYNLAPSPSIFHQHVCGNIYHKLRIFLQGKECIPFISPVDVILAPKGAEDKDIKNVVQPDVFVICDKSKIDQKGIIGAPEFIIEVVSPNTSARDYLIKLKLYEKYGAKEYWIVNPQEKSVAVFIQAEEGGFDRGRIFFHPAVVKSSALPGFEMSTEEIFSNI; from the coding sequence ATGGAAGACTACATTTTAGAAGAATTCAATTATGATAAGTACAAAAATATAGAAGATGATAACAGATATGAAATTATCGAGGGAAGGCTGTACAATTTAGCTCCCTCTCCTTCGATTTTTCATCAGCATGTGTGCGGAAACATATACCATAAACTGAGGATTTTTCTGCAAGGAAAAGAATGCATACCTTTCATTTCGCCTGTGGACGTGATACTTGCACCAAAAGGAGCTGAAGATAAGGATATAAAAAACGTTGTGCAGCCAGATGTGTTTGTCATTTGTGACAAATCTAAGATTGATCAAAAAGGGATTATAGGAGCACCAGAATTTATTATAGAGGTTGTTTCTCCAAACACATCTGCAAGGGATTATCTTATAAAACTAAAACTATATGAAAAATATGGTGCAAAAGAGTACTGGATAGTGAATCCTCAGGAAAAAAGCGTGGCTGTATTTATACAAGCAGAAGAAGGTGGATTTGATAGAGGCAGAATATTTTTTCATCCAGCCGTGGTAAAATCTTCAGCTTTGCCGGGTTTTGAAATGTCAACTGAAGAGATTTTCAGCAACATATAG
- a CDS encoding MFS transporter produces the protein MHGQEDRKINKNILIATTLSSFLVPFMSSAVNIAAPDIAKSFKLNAEELNLVISIFLIFSAAFILPMGKLSDTFDRTKIFKTGLLLFTLSTLMCALSNTVEILFVFRSLQGLFSAFTFVTSMAILIENHSQQIRGRLLGINTAVVYLGTSLGPFLGGVLVRLWGYRSIFLFGFAIGLVGSFVSLFLLQKEVKNTKQAKLVDSLKSLDKMGTILSMTGLFLLMYGASTFELGNTSKILFFAGLILMVIFVVAEAKLQNPILDVKLFVKIPQFGFSNLAALINYSCTFSASYLLSLYLQLVKALPSQLAGSVLIVQPLSQVITSLIAGRASEKIEPRKLATAGMVLTTIGLFVFSLFSSKTSLVLAVANLLLMGIGFGLFSSPNTNVVMSCVPKSLYGTASSTISVMRVVGQAFSMAIVSFVSIMFLKGVKLSHENYFLILKSMKISFLVFACISILGVVASYKRGNIYSEEE, from the coding sequence ATGCACGGTCAAGAAGACAGAAAAATAAATAAAAACATACTCATCGCAACAACACTTTCTTCTTTTTTGGTGCCGTTTATGTCAAGCGCAGTCAACATTGCCGCACCAGATATTGCAAAAAGTTTTAAGCTCAACGCTGAAGAGCTGAACCTTGTGATAAGCATATTTTTGATATTCTCTGCAGCTTTCATTCTTCCCATGGGAAAGCTTTCTGACACATTTGACAGGACAAAGATATTCAAAACAGGGCTTTTGCTGTTTACACTTTCAACCCTGATGTGTGCACTCTCAAACACAGTAGAAATTCTTTTTGTCTTCCGTAGCCTGCAGGGATTATTCTCAGCATTCACATTTGTGACATCAATGGCAATCTTGATTGAGAATCACTCACAACAAATAAGGGGAAGGCTTTTAGGGATAAACACAGCAGTTGTGTACTTGGGAACATCCTTAGGACCTTTTTTGGGTGGCGTGCTTGTAAGGCTGTGGGGATACAGAAGCATATTTTTGTTTGGATTTGCCATAGGACTTGTTGGTTCATTTGTGAGTTTATTTTTGCTCCAAAAAGAAGTGAAAAATACAAAGCAAGCAAAACTGGTTGACAGCCTTAAATCGCTTGACAAAATGGGCACAATCCTGTCGATGACAGGGCTTTTTCTTTTGATGTACGGAGCCTCCACATTTGAACTGGGAAATACCTCTAAAATTTTGTTCTTTGCAGGGTTAATTTTGATGGTAATTTTTGTTGTTGCAGAGGCAAAACTTCAAAATCCCATTCTGGACGTAAAACTGTTTGTAAAAATCCCACAGTTTGGATTTTCAAACTTAGCAGCGCTAATAAACTACAGCTGCACATTTTCTGCGTCTTACCTTCTGTCGCTGTACCTTCAACTTGTAAAAGCTCTGCCTTCCCAGCTTGCCGGCTCAGTTTTGATTGTCCAGCCACTTTCGCAGGTTATAACCTCATTGATTGCTGGCAGAGCCTCTGAAAAGATCGAGCCGCGAAAACTCGCAACAGCCGGCATGGTCCTCACAACCATAGGACTTTTTGTGTTTTCGCTATTTAGCAGCAAGACAAGCCTTGTCTTGGCAGTAGCCAACCTTCTTTTGATGGGAATTGGGTTTGGACTTTTTTCATCGCCAAACACAAATGTTGTCATGAGCTGTGTGCCAAAATCACTCTATGGCACGGCATCATCAACAATATCTGTCATGAGAGTTGTCGGTCAAGCATTCTCAATGGCAATTGTCTCGTTTGTATCGATCATGTTTTTGAAAGGCGTAAAACTTTCGCACGAAAATTATTTCCTAATTTTAAAGAGCATGAAGATAAGTTTTCTGGTGTTCGCCTGCATCTCAATTTTGGGAGTTGTGGCATCGTACAAAAGAGGAAATATTTATTCTGAAGAAGAATAA
- the hydE gene encoding [FeFe] hydrogenase H-cluster radical SAM maturase HydE: MKVKDILEKACHENILTKDEIKLLLMAEGDDRDLLFKTADRVRKEHVGDEVFLRGLIEFSSYCKNDCFYCGLRRSNRQAQRYRMQEDEIVEVAKRAYQMGYRTVVLQSGEDMYYNKDSLCSIIRKIKSSVDVAITLSIGERSYDEYKAFKDAGADRFLMRFETSNEKLYRKYHPGMSFENRIECLKWIKNLGYELGTGFLIGLPGQTIDDLAQDILLVKELDADMIGIGPFIPHPQTPLKDAEEGSVDLTLKSIAILRLLIPDANIPATTALGTLDPLGRQKGLMCGANIVMPNVNDLKYKLKYELYPGKICINEDATKCRGCIESIIVSLGRKVGHGKGQSRHYKRAAAS; encoded by the coding sequence ATGAAAGTAAAAGATATCTTGGAAAAAGCATGTCATGAGAATATTCTTACAAAGGATGAGATAAAGCTTTTGCTGATGGCAGAAGGTGATGATAGAGATCTTCTTTTCAAAACGGCAGACAGGGTAAGGAAAGAGCATGTTGGCGACGAGGTTTTTTTAAGAGGGCTTATTGAGTTTTCGAGCTACTGCAAAAACGACTGTTTTTACTGCGGACTGAGGCGAAGCAATAGACAAGCTCAGCGTTACAGAATGCAGGAAGATGAGATTGTAGAGGTTGCGAAAAGGGCGTATCAGATGGGGTACCGCACGGTGGTATTGCAGTCTGGTGAGGATATGTATTACAATAAAGACAGTCTGTGTTCAATTATAAGGAAGATAAAAAGCAGTGTGGATGTTGCTATAACACTTTCGATTGGTGAAAGGTCGTATGATGAGTACAAGGCATTCAAAGATGCCGGGGCAGACAGGTTTTTGATGAGATTTGAAACTTCAAACGAAAAGCTATATAGAAAATATCATCCCGGAATGAGCTTTGAAAACAGGATAGAGTGTCTCAAATGGATCAAAAATCTTGGGTATGAGCTTGGGACAGGTTTTTTGATAGGCCTTCCGGGGCAAACTATTGATGATTTGGCACAGGATATACTTCTTGTAAAAGAGCTGGATGCAGATATGATAGGCATCGGACCTTTTATTCCTCATCCACAGACGCCTCTAAAAGATGCAGAGGAAGGTTCGGTGGATTTGACCCTCAAGAGCATTGCCATTTTGAGGCTTTTGATTCCAGATGCCAATATTCCTGCAACAACTGCGCTTGGCACTTTAGACCCACTTGGAAGACAAAAGGGGCTCATGTGCGGTGCAAACATTGTAATGCCGAACGTAAATGACCTCAAGTACAAACTCAAATATGAGCTGTATCCTGGAAAGATTTGTATAAATGAAGATGCCACAAAGTGCAGAGGTTGTATTGAGTCAATCATTGTTTCGCTTGGCAGAAAAGTTGGACATGGAAAAGGACAAAGCAGGCATTACAAAAGAGCTGCTGCGTCTTAA
- a CDS encoding transglycosylase domain-containing protein has translation MQSKNKKAKKQTPFRLFLKSFVRTILVLLIASMAILIGAGFGMVTGYIKAIPANALEIITSSVDTQTTIVYDQSGNEIARLHGNENRIRVPYSKIPKNLINAFVAIEDERFWQHNGIDIKRIFGAIFKNIKTGSLSEGASTITQQLVRNKLLSFEKSFKRKIQEQYLAIQLEKRWTKEQILEEYLNTINLGSGAYGVGAAAYTYFGKDVSQLTLAECALIAGITQNPSYYNPYVFPDHAKKKQEIVLKKMLELGYITEQEYLEAKNQPLVYVKKDISAESAYKHPYFVDSVIDEAIEILSEKKRISEDEAENLIYGGGLKIYTTMDETIQSTMEDVFSDPSIMPKIKHYDASGIPQPQAAAVLIDFSTGAVKGIMGGRGNLKGVRLLNRATMSVRQPGSAIKPIADYSLALENGYTAATVIDDIPFSIGGYTPRNWYKSNVVSGKRGYKGFMTVREALIWSANVPAVKVAYNLGIQNVYRNLKRFGFTTLAPQDMNSLSIAIGGFTYGVKPIELTAAFAAVANSGVYIKPYFITKIEDKNGITIFERTPYKRRVMDEKNAYILTNMLQSVVTARITVGVRFSYPVAGKTGTTDDSKDRWFVGYTPNYALGVWVGEDKPVALNYLTGTNPALKIFKGIMDRVVSQKGVSSEFIRPAGIVERYVCKESGKLATSLCKQDPRGSQVIKEIFAEGTEPTEYCDRHVKLKVCTESKKLATQYCPTTIEKVFIKRDNPIWPGSSVVPPDDYMYQAPTSYCDIHKAPQEVVVPKQNNTSQQQEQSSAQSEQPSSADQGSQQSVEENLPLESGTTQSSTYSSQ, from the coding sequence TTGCAAAGCAAAAATAAAAAAGCAAAAAAACAAACGCCGTTTAGGCTTTTTCTCAAAAGCTTTGTAAGAACTATTTTAGTACTTTTGATTGCAAGCATGGCAATTTTAATTGGTGCTGGTTTTGGAATGGTCACAGGATACATAAAGGCAATACCAGCAAATGCTCTGGAGATAATAACTTCTTCTGTAGATACTCAGACAACTATTGTCTACGACCAGAGCGGAAACGAAATTGCCCGGCTTCATGGCAATGAAAACAGGATAAGAGTACCATATAGCAAGATTCCAAAAAACCTTATAAACGCTTTTGTTGCAATTGAGGATGAGAGGTTCTGGCAGCACAACGGGATTGACATCAAAAGAATATTCGGCGCAATATTCAAAAACATAAAAACCGGCTCTCTTTCAGAAGGCGCAAGCACAATCACCCAGCAGCTTGTGAGAAACAAACTTTTGAGCTTTGAAAAATCTTTCAAACGAAAGATTCAAGAGCAATACCTTGCCATTCAGCTCGAAAAAAGATGGACAAAAGAACAGATTTTAGAAGAGTATCTCAACACAATTAACCTTGGCAGCGGAGCATACGGGGTTGGAGCAGCAGCGTACACCTATTTCGGAAAGGATGTATCGCAGCTGACCCTGGCAGAGTGCGCCCTAATTGCCGGAATTACTCAAAACCCTTCATATTATAATCCTTATGTATTCCCAGACCATGCAAAGAAAAAGCAGGAAATTGTTCTCAAGAAGATGCTTGAGCTTGGATATATAACCGAACAAGAGTACTTAGAGGCAAAAAATCAGCCACTTGTTTATGTAAAAAAAGACATCTCTGCAGAAAGTGCATACAAACATCCGTACTTTGTTGATTCTGTGATAGATGAAGCCATTGAAATTCTATCTGAAAAGAAAAGAATTTCCGAGGATGAGGCAGAAAACTTAATCTATGGCGGCGGGCTTAAAATCTACACAACAATGGACGAAACCATACAAAGTACAATGGAAGATGTCTTTTCAGACCCGTCAATCATGCCAAAGATAAAACACTACGATGCATCAGGAATACCACAGCCACAGGCAGCAGCTGTTTTGATTGACTTCAGTACAGGTGCTGTGAAAGGCATTATGGGCGGAAGAGGAAATTTGAAAGGTGTTAGGCTTTTGAACCGTGCGACAATGTCTGTTCGCCAGCCGGGCTCTGCCATAAAGCCAATTGCTGATTATAGCTTAGCGCTTGAAAATGGTTATACTGCTGCAACTGTGATTGACGATATTCCTTTTTCAATCGGGGGGTATACTCCTCGAAACTGGTATAAAAGCAATGTTGTATCCGGCAAGCGTGGATACAAAGGATTTATGACAGTAAGAGAAGCCTTGATATGGTCGGCAAACGTTCCTGCTGTAAAGGTTGCATATAATCTGGGAATTCAAAATGTTTACAGGAATCTAAAAAGGTTTGGTTTTACAACTCTTGCACCACAGGATATGAACAGTCTTTCAATTGCAATTGGTGGATTTACCTATGGAGTCAAGCCCATTGAGCTGACTGCTGCGTTTGCTGCAGTTGCTAACAGCGGTGTGTATATAAAGCCCTATTTTATAACAAAAATTGAAGACAAAAACGGTATTACAATATTTGAAAGAACGCCCTATAAGAGAAGAGTAATGGATGAAAAGAATGCATATATACTTACAAATATGCTCCAGAGCGTTGTCACTGCAAGGATAACAGTAGGTGTCAGATTTTCATACCCTGTTGCAGGAAAAACCGGTACCACCGATGATAGCAAAGACAGATGGTTTGTGGGATACACTCCAAACTATGCGCTTGGCGTATGGGTTGGCGAAGACAAGCCTGTTGCACTGAATTATTTAACCGGGACAAATCCGGCACTGAAAATTTTCAAAGGAATAATGGACAGGGTTGTGAGCCAAAAAGGTGTAAGCTCAGAGTTTATAAGACCAGCTGGAATTGTGGAAAGGTATGTGTGTAAAGAGTCAGGCAAACTTGCAACAAGCCTTTGCAAACAAGATCCTCGCGGAAGTCAGGTTATAAAAGAGATATTTGCTGAAGGCACAGAACCAACAGAGTACTGCGACAGGCATGTAAAACTTAAAGTTTGCACAGAGTCCAAAAAGCTTGCAACACAGTACTGCCCAACAACAATTGAAAAGGTGTTTATAAAAAGAGATAATCCTATTTGGCCAGGTTCTTCGGTTGTCCCACCTGATGATTATATGTACCAAGCACCAACCAGCTACTGTGACATTCACAAAGCACCGCAAGAGGTGGTTGTGCCGAAGCAAAACAATACATCACAGCAGCAGGAGCAGTCTTCTGCACAAAGCGAGCAGCCATCATCGGCTGATCAGGGCAGCCAGCAAAGCGTTGAAGAAAACCTGCCTCTTGAGAGTGGTACAACACAATCAAGCACTTATTCTTCACAGTAG
- a CDS encoding transglutaminase domain-containing protein, with product MKIKTKKVINIIVILALLTNLCISNTAVVYADTNSATAQISNVQVTTTKTAGRTVTYKINSINPDELSKVINDFNSKYGYLDVEDTIIIEFPGDYLFNLINDCLLYEFDITNYTSSMSQYSHEVLDKKYGAMKTSISSTSLYSFMRYKKSNGKYRYVYVDPRSPFNFYIEDKDFYKYFKVKEDSMFSSSDAKHIFYSKDFFSLNPIGQYFFNRLKIAPISGYSFIYQGKMYICGLEPAYNFFKEFLSKPAENIDDLPFEPIESAEGFKVIIANALYKTRICDTETSLELGNIWDGQIPYLIQTLKDIRQKAKEMTKGCKDLVDVGFRLERFFYTEVKYDYKWLEEGVSAVKAEKIKSDSEWNTEKGKKYAWAKSSIMKIWNYRYGICQDYARLAEVLGFYMGLNTLYADSNDLNHAWYVHDIYGLHWSSDTLGTTTDHILTPVTILTIGHQMDNKPVISEFLEWHTTRGFINLLKTNRSFAEKLFKKLVDNYRILSTYSPEVFLNDDYNYRIYDINGKWAPNSFTQDLWRREALFVLFPKYKEPPKKVTSIEQVFKDLDSRNMNDYEVRNYYILLQDLFKKEPKSLEEGRQVPIDILRKILNYVTVKTGKEYNSLKVNDDLELRYIDKLDSYVVLDPNILVCNKVYYTYISYVFPYVDLYFLVKPVYKKEGIAYGIYVGKLPKSGDLNSIDNKFIEDYIKNIPIYRANLAESDLAFKTFTVEDEPVVDKFDIVVREGDTFKINVSQKYGLPNTKFKFISVSKESMDKLLQGKISEASSQVSEIKYLGNSTFKALEPGIVKIIPVYEDEQLLLDLGKTLLMFSPDNKSNYSSSEWLNNHFAFRQDCGIIDILGNSYRTTWGFTNEEKIANSTWFYTIHPFDDEARRLFTTFPAMSIKVKVLPSPKAYFKTSKIIAKVGAVITLPIATTGSGAKYKIVVSNPNIVEIKNNNSVRIKSKGIVKLTIINSNGSKSECIVEVK from the coding sequence ATGAAAATTAAAACCAAAAAAGTAATTAACATTATTGTTATTTTAGCATTATTAACAAATTTATGTATATCAAATACAGCAGTAGTTTATGCAGATACCAATTCTGCAACTGCACAGATTTCAAATGTACAGGTTACAACTACCAAGACAGCAGGTAGAACTGTAACATACAAGATTAATTCTATAAATCCAGACGAATTAAGCAAAGTAATAAATGATTTTAACAGCAAGTATGGATATTTGGATGTAGAGGATACTATAATTATAGAGTTTCCAGGTGATTATTTATTTAATTTGATTAATGATTGTTTGTTATATGAGTTTGATATTACAAATTATACTAGTAGTATGAGTCAGTATAGTCACGAAGTCTTAGATAAAAAGTATGGTGCTATGAAAACATCAATTAGTTCTACTAGTCTTTACTCATTTATGAGATACAAAAAAAGCAATGGTAAGTATAGATATGTTTATGTAGATCCACGTTCTCCATTTAATTTTTATATAGAAGATAAAGATTTTTATAAGTATTTTAAAGTTAAAGAAGATTCAATGTTTAGCAGTTCTGATGCAAAGCATATTTTTTATTCAAAAGATTTCTTTTCACTAAATCCAATTGGACAATATTTTTTTAATAGATTAAAAATAGCACCTATAAGCGGGTATTCATTTATATATCAGGGTAAGATGTATATTTGTGGATTGGAGCCAGCTTATAACTTTTTCAAAGAGTTTTTAAGTAAGCCAGCAGAAAATATAGATGATTTACCATTTGAACCTATAGAGTCTGCAGAGGGATTTAAGGTAATTATAGCAAATGCATTGTATAAAACAAGAATTTGTGATACAGAGACTTCTCTTGAACTTGGTAATATTTGGGATGGACAAATTCCATATCTAATACAGACATTAAAAGATATAAGACAGAAGGCTAAGGAAATGACTAAAGGATGTAAAGATTTAGTAGATGTGGGATTTAGGTTGGAGAGATTTTTTTATACTGAAGTTAAGTATGACTACAAGTGGTTAGAAGAAGGTGTATCAGCTGTAAAAGCTGAAAAGATAAAAAGTGATAGTGAATGGAATACTGAAAAAGGGAAAAAATATGCTTGGGCTAAAAGTTCTATTATGAAAATATGGAATTATAGATATGGTATATGTCAAGATTATGCACGTTTAGCTGAGGTTTTAGGATTTTACATGGGTTTAAATACATTATATGCTGATAGCAATGATTTAAATCATGCATGGTATGTTCACGATATATATGGATTACACTGGTCTTCGGATACTTTAGGTACTACTACTGATCATATATTAACACCTGTAACTATATTAACTATAGGTCATCAAATGGATAATAAACCTGTTATAAGTGAATTTTTAGAGTGGCATACAACAAGAGGGTTTATAAATTTATTAAAAACTAATAGGAGTTTTGCCGAAAAATTATTTAAAAAGCTTGTAGACAATTATAGAATACTTTCAACATATTCACCTGAAGTATTTCTTAATGATGATTATAATTATCGTATTTATGACATAAATGGTAAATGGGCACCAAATTCTTTTACCCAAGATTTATGGAGAAGAGAAGCTTTATTTGTATTATTTCCAAAATATAAAGAGCCACCTAAGAAAGTAACTTCTATAGAACAGGTGTTTAAAGATTTGGATAGTAGGAATATGAATGATTATGAAGTTAGAAATTATTATATATTGTTACAAGATTTATTTAAGAAAGAGCCCAAGTCTTTAGAGGAAGGCAGACAAGTTCCTATAGATATACTAAGAAAAATTTTAAATTATGTAACAGTTAAAACTGGCAAAGAATATAATTCGTTAAAGGTAAATGATGATTTAGAATTAAGATATATTGATAAATTAGATTCATATGTTGTTCTTGATCCAAATATTCTTGTATGCAACAAAGTATATTATACTTATATTTCTTATGTCTTCCCTTATGTAGATTTATACTTTTTAGTAAAACCTGTATATAAAAAAGAAGGTATTGCATATGGTATTTATGTAGGTAAGTTACCTAAATCAGGAGATTTAAACTCAATAGATAACAAGTTTATAGAAGATTATATTAAGAATATACCAATTTATAGAGCAAATCTTGCTGAGAGTGATTTAGCTTTTAAGACATTTACAGTAGAAGATGAACCAGTTGTTGATAAATTCGATATAGTGGTTAGAGAGGGAGACACTTTTAAAATAAATGTATCCCAAAAGTATGGATTGCCAAACACAAAGTTTAAGTTTATATCTGTATCAAAAGAAAGCATGGATAAGTTATTACAAGGTAAAATATCGGAAGCCAGTTCACAAGTAAGTGAGATAAAATATTTAGGCAATTCTACGTTTAAAGCATTGGAACCAGGAATTGTAAAAATTATACCAGTATATGAAGATGAGCAGCTTTTGTTGGATTTAGGTAAGACTTTATTAATGTTTTCACCTGATAATAAGAGTAATTATTCTAGTAGTGAGTGGCTTAATAATCACTTTGCATTTAGACAAGATTGTGGTATCATTGATATTTTAGGCAATTCTTATAGAACAACATGGGGATTTACAAACGAAGAAAAGATTGCTAATAGCACATGGTTTTATACAATACATCCATTTGATGATGAGGCTAGAAGATTGTTCACTACTTTTCCAGCAATGTCAATTAAAGTTAAGGTATTACCATCACCTAAAGCTTATTTTAAAACAAGCAAAATAATAGCTAAAGTTGGAGCTGTAATAACATTACCGATAGCAACTACTGGCAGTGGAGCAAAATATAAGATTGTAGTGTCAAATCCTAATATAGTAGAAATTAAAAATAATAATAGTGTAAGAATAAAGTCTAAAGGTATAGTTAAACTAACTATTATAAATAGTAATGGAAGTAAGAGCGAATGTATTGTAGAGGTAAAATAG